The following nucleotide sequence is from Actinomycetota bacterium.
ACCTTGACGACCGACGACGAGCCGATCGAGGGGGTCACCCTCGTCGCTCGAGGCCCCGATGGCAGCAAGGTCGGCGAGGCCACGTCCGGGCGCGACGGCAAGTGGGAGGTCGTCGTCCCGGGGCCCGGCCGCTACGAGGTCGAGCTCGTCGTCGAGACGCTGCCCGAGGACGTCGAGCTGCGCGACGAGCGCAACACGCGTTCGATCACGATCCTCAGCGAGGGATCGTCACGGCGGGTCATCTTCAGCTTCGGCGAGTCTGCCGACGTCGGACGGCAGTTCCGCCGGTTCCTGCAGCTGTTCGCCAACGGCATCCGGTTCGGGTTGATCATCGCGATGGCCGCGATCGGGCTGTCCCTGATCTTCGGGACCACTGGACTGATCAACTTCGCGCACGGGGACATCGTGACGTTCGGGGCGATCATCGCGTGGTTCTGGAGCTCGGGACCGGGGATCGACATCCACCTGATCCCGGCCGCCCTCGTCGCGATCGCCATCACCGCGGGGTTCTCCGG
It contains:
- a CDS encoding branched-chain amino acid ABC transporter permease, whose translation is MDRPRLLLILLVLAVATISSPSFVLEASAGESGTTPTPTASPSPTEQSADESAQTSLTGTLTTDDEPIEGVTLVARGPDGSKVGEATSGRDGKWEVVVPGPGRYEVELVVETLPEDVELRDERNTRSITILSEGSSRRVIFSFGESADVGRQFRRFLQLFANGIRFGLIIAMAAIGLSLIFGTTGLINFAHGDIVTFGAIIAWFWSSGPGIDIHLIPAALVAIAITAGFSGGLEVGLFRPLRKRKVGLFQLLIITIGLSLVIRHILLIFFGGSPRPYTDYTIS